The following coding sequences are from one Rhipicephalus microplus isolate Deutch F79 chromosome 3, USDA_Rmic, whole genome shotgun sequence window:
- the LOC142802718 gene encoding uncharacterized protein LOC142802718 isoform X3, with protein sequence MNRHLRKHMGEPPFQCRFCPAAFMYKSELGAHLCTHTGDRPFPCALCSASFSIKNHLNEHMRIHTGERPFSCVSCSASFVTKCTLVRHIRTHTGERPFSCAHCNASFSLKGHLTDHMRTHTGERPFSCVHCNASFVHKSTLRRHIRTHTGERPFSCVHCNVSFVQKNSLMRHIRKHTGERPFSCIHCHASFVHKTSLMRHMRKHTGERPFSCVHCNASFLQKSNLVRHVRKHTGERPFSCVHCNASFAEKKKLTRHMRKHTGERPFSCVHCNASFAEKKDLTRHMRKHTGERPFSCVHCNASFVQKSHLIRHMQYHNGERPFSCVHCNASFTEKKDLTRHMRKHTGERPFSCVHCNASFRDKKNLTRHMRKHT encoded by the coding sequence ATGAACAGACACCTTCGTAAACACATGGGCGAGCCCCCCTTCCAGTGCCGCTTTTGTCCAGCTGCATTCATGTACAAGTCCGAGCTTGGGGCTCACTTGTGCACCCACACAGGGGATCGGCCCTTCCCCTGCGCCCTCTGCAGTGCATCTTTTTCGATAAAAAACCACCTCAATGAGCACATGCGCATTCACACAGGAGAGAGGCCATTTTCCTGTGTCAGCTGCAGTGCATCTTTTGTGACGAAATGCACCCTCGTTAGACACATCCGCACGCACACAGGAGAACGGCCCTTCTCCTGTGCccactgcaatgcttctttttcgCTGAAAGGCCACCTCACTGAccacatgcgcactcacacaggtgagcgtccattttcctgtgtccatTGCAATGCTTCTTTTGTACATAAAAGCACCCTCAGGAGACACATCCGCacgcacacaggagagcgtccattttcctgtgtccactgcaatgttTCTTTTGTACAGAAAAACTCCCTCATGAGGCACATCCGCAAGCACactggagagcgtccattttcctgtatCCACTGCCATGCTTCTTTTGTACACAAAACTTCCCTTATGAGACACATGCgaaagcacacaggagagcgtccattttcttgtgtccactgcaatgcgtcCTTTCTGCAGAAAAGCAATCTTGTAAGACACGTGCgaaagcacacaggagagcgtccattttcctgtgtccactgcaatgcatcttttgcagaaaaaaagaagctcacaagacacatgcgaaagcacacaggagagcgtccattttcctgtgtccactgcaatgcatcttttgcagaaaaaaaggaCCTCACAAGACACATGCgaaagcacacaggagagcgtccattttcctgtgtccactgcaatgcgtcCTTCGTGCAGAAGAGCCACCTCATAAGACACATGCAATATCACAatggagagcgtccattttcctgtgtccactgcaatgcatcttttacAGAAAAAAAGGACCTCACAAGACACATGCgaaagcacacaggagagcgtccattttcctgtgttcATTGCAATGCATCTTTTAGAGACAAAAAGAACCTCACAAGACACATGCGAAAGCACACATGA